A single window of Pseudomonas lijiangensis DNA harbors:
- a CDS encoding aspartate aminotransferase family protein has product MTADCLMTTYKPLDLNLVRGLGTRLWDQAGREYLDAVAGVAVTNVGHSHPLLVAAITEQAGLLLHTSNLYSIDWQQRLAHKLTRLSGLERAFFNNSGAEANETALKLARLHGWHKGIDQPLVVVMDNAFHGRTLGTLSASDGPAVRLGFSNLPGDFIKVAFGDLKAFDRVCERHGHRIAAVLVEPVQGEGGVQVAPEGYLKALRERCTRRNWLLMLDEIQTGMGRTGQWFAFQHEGIVPDVMTLAKGLGNGIPIGACLAKGAAARLFTPGSHGSTFGGNPLACRAACTVIDIIEQQNLVQNARLQGQHLLERLREELGSHPEVVAIRGSGLMIGIELQQAIADLTSIAASQQGLLINVTRSKTIRLLPPLILVGAEVEMIVQGIVRTLDSVTRRAVQGCA; this is encoded by the coding sequence ATGACTGCCGATTGCCTGATGACTACTTACAAGCCTCTGGACCTGAATCTTGTCCGTGGCCTTGGCACCCGTCTGTGGGATCAGGCAGGCCGCGAGTACCTTGATGCCGTGGCGGGTGTTGCGGTGACCAATGTCGGGCATTCCCATCCCTTGCTGGTCGCAGCCATCACCGAGCAGGCCGGGTTACTGTTGCATACCTCCAATCTGTACAGCATTGATTGGCAGCAACGATTGGCGCATAAGCTGACCCGGCTATCGGGCCTGGAGCGTGCGTTTTTCAACAATTCAGGTGCGGAGGCCAACGAAACGGCACTCAAGCTCGCCCGGCTGCATGGCTGGCACAAGGGTATTGACCAGCCATTGGTGGTGGTCATGGACAACGCCTTTCACGGACGTACGCTGGGCACCTTGTCTGCCAGCGACGGACCTGCCGTGCGGCTGGGTTTCAGCAACTTGCCGGGCGATTTCATCAAGGTCGCGTTCGGGGATCTGAAGGCCTTTGACCGGGTATGTGAGCGTCATGGCCATCGCATCGCCGCAGTGCTGGTCGAACCTGTGCAGGGCGAGGGCGGCGTGCAGGTCGCCCCTGAGGGCTATCTGAAAGCCTTGCGTGAACGTTGCACGCGGCGCAACTGGTTGCTGATGCTCGATGAAATCCAGACCGGCATGGGCCGTACCGGGCAATGGTTCGCCTTTCAGCACGAAGGTATCGTGCCTGATGTCATGACTCTGGCCAAAGGCCTGGGCAACGGCATCCCCATCGGAGCCTGTCTGGCGAAAGGTGCGGCTGCCCGGCTGTTTACGCCAGGTAGCCATGGCAGTACGTTTGGCGGTAATCCGCTGGCCTGTCGCGCTGCCTGTACCGTCATCGACATCATTGAACAGCAGAATCTTGTGCAGAACGCTCGCCTGCAAGGGCAGCACCTGTTGGAGCGGTTACGTGAAGAGCTGGGCAGTCATCCCGAGGTAGTGGCAATCCGTGGTTCGGGTTTGATGATCGGCATCGAATTGCAACAGGCCATTGCTGATCTGACCTCCATTGCTGCCAGTCAGCAGGGCTTGTTGATCAATGTGACGAGAAGCAAGACCATTCGTCTCTTGCCGCCGCTGATCCTTGTTGGCGCAGAGGTCGAGATGATTGTGCAAGGCATCGTCAGGACACTGGATAGCGTCACTCGCAGGGCTGTTCAGGGCTGTGCCTGA
- the tssM gene encoding type VI secretion system membrane subunit TssM — MKNLLKKLAALLCKTWVWTLLSVLFVALCIWFAGPLLAVADHKFWESPTSRLLSVSLLFLLWGLGMVFVSWRSAADRKQKESNTAGQEQLRQQALIEKEHKELSARFKDALRVIRLSSLYGGEGKHLPWYLLIGPTGSGKTSLLDFSGLDFPLNKVERKLTRDTRGTASSDWYFADQAVIIDTPGRYLEQGQPPVDASAWLTLLGLLRNRRRTCPVNGVLVTLPVEILSGNDEVRLEMMAEAVRSRLDELHRQLRVDVPVYLVLTKADSLAGFDEFFDPLSREEGEQVLGATFGQDQRGSDPDVLRQEFEALLRRIGSQVIMRIHQEYDPQRRGRMLGFPDQLGGIGHRLCLFAEMAFTGSRYQRATQLRGFYLTRAPHLLSSLQEIGAEEGEHAPINTRALPGMHAGRPRFIRQLLSRVIFPEAALAMMDKGERQRMSWIRRAAYCAALVVLVLFGALWANGFSANHDRLERIRHLAQQWTQQRSGMNAQTDTLAILKSLNLSHEATRVFPGREEVALHERSGLYQGATSNQVLSSAYQAELQSQLLPRVARTLEAQIQASMKDREQLLGSLRAYLMLYLPERRDQAWLQDWMAADWALRYAGLPREQSELNGHLERLLRQPFKYPVNDALVAQARQALRSESLATIVYRLLREQARSLADYRLGQHIGTQASLLAGTEYPIPGFYTRRGYQQFFVTQGVGAVNDILRDNWVLGEGTGLNGMELRSLMVELEQLYFRDYANHWSEAVAQVALQPFEGPLHGATQAAGMTAANSPLVQLLTQVRDNTLFPTLAENLEQAAEGASSGVLNAVASAAADQAAALAPKLPDTAKKSLQRRFEPLHRLLDEHNGPAAELLAVMQALNDVQQQLASLGRSGQPELLAFEMARVRMTGQRDALSNLRNASARLPQPVGGWFNGLAEATWSWVLGEAYQHINQRYRNELYSFYEQSLDKRYPFHAHSSSDVAINDFREFFKAQGLAERFFDSYMKPFVSGDPGHYRLRTIDGSGLPASRAYLDQMARVHTIRKSFFAENPEEPLVQFKLEPYTLDPAVSRAEFRLGDQVMEYRHGPVVPVSFRWPTDADDGRASLVLERMAERPIGIEKTTGPWSLFRLLDLMQTEYLQGRDVLVLKADVGGLRANYLLLAQRAANPFDVAVLRRFRMPAQL; from the coding sequence ATGAAAAACCTCTTGAAGAAACTGGCAGCCCTGTTGTGCAAGACATGGGTCTGGACGCTGCTGTCGGTATTGTTTGTGGCGCTGTGCATCTGGTTCGCGGGGCCGTTGCTGGCCGTGGCCGATCACAAGTTCTGGGAAAGTCCGACATCCCGGCTCTTGTCCGTGAGCCTGTTGTTTCTGCTGTGGGGGCTGGGCATGGTTTTCGTCAGTTGGCGCAGCGCGGCAGACAGGAAGCAGAAGGAGTCCAATACCGCAGGCCAGGAACAGCTTCGTCAGCAGGCCCTGATTGAAAAGGAACACAAGGAATTATCCGCTCGCTTCAAGGACGCCTTGCGCGTCATCAGACTCTCCAGCCTGTATGGCGGTGAGGGGAAGCACTTGCCCTGGTACCTGTTGATCGGGCCGACCGGGAGTGGCAAGACCAGTCTGCTGGACTTTTCCGGCCTGGACTTCCCGCTCAACAAGGTCGAACGCAAGCTGACCCGCGATACCCGGGGTACCGCCAGCAGCGATTGGTACTTTGCCGATCAGGCGGTGATCATCGATACGCCGGGCCGTTATCTGGAGCAGGGTCAGCCTCCGGTCGATGCCAGTGCCTGGCTGACGTTGCTGGGGCTGCTGCGCAATCGTCGGCGTACCTGTCCCGTCAATGGTGTGCTGGTGACATTGCCCGTCGAAATCCTGTCCGGTAACGACGAAGTCCGTCTGGAAATGATGGCGGAAGCGGTGCGCAGCCGTCTGGATGAGTTGCACCGTCAGTTGCGTGTCGACGTGCCGGTGTATCTGGTGTTGACCAAGGCCGACTCGCTGGCGGGATTCGATGAATTTTTCGACCCTCTGTCCAGGGAAGAGGGCGAGCAGGTGCTGGGCGCAACGTTCGGCCAGGATCAGCGAGGCAGTGATCCCGATGTGCTCAGGCAGGAATTCGAAGCGCTGCTGCGACGTATTGGCAGTCAGGTCATCATGCGTATTCATCAGGAATATGACCCGCAGCGCCGTGGGCGAATGCTCGGGTTTCCCGATCAGCTTGGGGGGATCGGGCATCGATTGTGTCTGTTCGCGGAGATGGCTTTTACTGGCAGTCGCTATCAGCGTGCCACTCAGTTACGAGGTTTTTATTTGACCCGTGCGCCTCACTTGCTCTCAAGCCTTCAAGAGATCGGTGCAGAGGAGGGTGAGCACGCCCCGATCAACACCAGAGCATTGCCAGGCATGCACGCCGGGCGGCCGCGCTTCATTCGTCAGCTTTTGAGTCGGGTGATCTTTCCCGAAGCGGCCCTGGCCATGATGGACAAGGGCGAGCGTCAGCGGATGAGCTGGATTCGACGCGCAGCGTATTGTGCGGCCCTGGTGGTATTGGTGTTGTTCGGCGCGCTCTGGGCGAACGGTTTCAGCGCCAATCATGATCGTCTGGAGCGTATTCGCCACCTGGCTCAGCAATGGACCCAGCAACGTTCGGGCATGAATGCCCAGACCGATACTCTGGCGATACTCAAGTCCCTGAACCTCAGCCATGAGGCCACCCGGGTCTTTCCCGGCAGGGAAGAGGTCGCGCTGCATGAGCGCAGTGGCCTTTATCAAGGCGCTACAAGCAATCAGGTGCTTTCGAGTGCCTATCAGGCTGAACTGCAAAGCCAGTTGTTACCCCGTGTAGCCCGCACACTGGAAGCGCAGATACAGGCCAGCATGAAGGATCGTGAACAACTGCTGGGCAGCTTGCGGGCCTACTTGATGCTCTACTTGCCCGAGCGCCGCGACCAGGCCTGGCTGCAAGACTGGATGGCGGCTGACTGGGCTTTGCGTTATGCAGGTCTGCCCAGGGAACAGAGCGAGCTTAATGGCCATCTGGAGCGTCTGCTTCGGCAACCGTTCAAGTACCCGGTCAACGATGCATTGGTGGCGCAGGCTCGTCAGGCGCTTCGCAGCGAGTCCCTGGCTACTATCGTTTATCGGCTCCTGCGCGAGCAGGCCCGCAGTCTTGCGGACTATCGCCTGGGTCAGCATATCGGGACCCAGGCCAGTCTGTTGGCCGGTACGGAGTACCCGATTCCCGGTTTCTATACCCGCCGAGGCTACCAACAATTCTTTGTGACTCAGGGCGTTGGTGCGGTCAATGACATCCTGCGTGACAACTGGGTGCTGGGCGAAGGCACAGGCCTGAACGGCATGGAACTGCGTAGCCTGATGGTCGAGCTGGAGCAGTTGTATTTCCGTGATTACGCCAATCACTGGAGCGAGGCGGTCGCTCAGGTTGCCTTGCAGCCCTTTGAAGGCCCCCTGCACGGGGCAACTCAGGCAGCCGGCATGACCGCCGCCAATTCGCCGTTGGTGCAACTGCTGACGCAAGTGCGCGATAACACGCTGTTTCCGACTCTTGCCGAAAACCTGGAGCAGGCAGCAGAGGGCGCGTCTTCAGGCGTGCTGAATGCCGTGGCTTCTGCGGCAGCCGATCAGGCCGCGGCCCTGGCTCCCAAACTGCCGGACACGGCGAAGAAGTCATTGCAGCGCCGTTTCGAGCCCCTGCATCGTTTACTGGACGAACACAACGGCCCGGCTGCAGAACTGCTGGCGGTCATGCAGGCCTTGAATGACGTGCAACAGCAACTGGCCAGCCTTGGGCGATCCGGTCAGCCCGAGCTATTGGCTTTCGAGATGGCCAGAGTCCGCATGACGGGTCAGCGGGATGCGCTGAGCAACCTTCGCAATGCATCCGCCCGGTTGCCCCAGCCTGTTGGCGGATGGTTCAACGGGCTGGCCGAAGCCACATGGTCCTGGGTTCTGGGTGAAGCCTATCAACACATCAACCAGCGTTACAGGAATGAGCTGTACAGCTTTTATGAACAGTCTCTCGATAAGCGTTATCCGTTTCATGCCCATAGCAGCAGCGATGTGGCCATCAACGATTTTCGGGAGTTCTTCAAGGCTCAGGGGCTGGCAGAGCGCTTTTTCGACAGCTACATGAAGCCTTTTGTCAGCGGTGATCCGGGGCATTATCGCCTGCGCACCATTGATGGTTCAGGCTTGCCTGCCAGCCGTGCCTACCTCGACCAGATGGCTCGCGTGCACACCATTCGCAAAAGCTTCTTTGCAGAAAATCCCGAGGAGCCACTGGTGCAGTTCAAACTGGAACCCTACACGCTGGACCCGGCCGTGAGCCGTGCCGAGTTTCGTCTGGGCGACCAGGTGATGGAGTATCGCCATGGTCCCGTGGTGCCGGTTTCGTTCAGATGGCCGACCGATGCGGATGACGGTCGCGCCAGCCTGGTGCTGGAGCGAATGGCAGAACGGCCCATCGGTATCGAGAAAACTACCGGGCCATGGTCACTGTTCCGCCTGCTGGACCTGATGCAGACCGAATACCTTCAGGGCCGGGATGTGCTGGTGCTCAAGGCCGATGTAGGCGGGCTGCGGGCCAATTACCTGTTGCTCGCCCAGCGAGCGGCCAACCCCTTCGATGTCGCGGTATTGCGCAGATTCCGGATGCCGGCACAGCTTTGA
- a CDS encoding TonB-dependent siderophore receptor: MSRPASSLHPLALAIFMACAAVPLQAAESSVPDQQASVVKSFSIPAGDLSEALNTLAEQAQLVLAFDPALTRGKRSNGLQGQFSTHEAISRLLSGTGLQVLTVSANRYRIEAAPETADGTMELQATSIIGATQAESASGPVSGYVATRGRTGTKTDTALIETPQSISVVTKDQMKAQGASSLNQILRYSAAVVPETRGSTASRLDQMSIRGFSPATYLDGLRMPGNRDASPQKDAFDLERVEVLRGPSSVLYGQASPSGVVNMVSKLPTETPFREIGLTYGNFNKKRTTFDFGGPIDDQGVYSYRVSGLYDDADGQIEHTETRRQSIATAFTWRPNEDTSLTFLANYQSDPKGASYGSIPAYGSLLNSPTGRDIDVDFYDGEKDFEKSDREYHAVGYLFEHHLNDVWTFRQNTRYLRSEGIYQSIYNGTDALQPDYRTMGRYTIGSDVNMDSYTLDNQLQARFDTGPVQHTVLFGADYQNTSTDTKSGNGNGPSLDLFDPVYGRPVAPITYTTDATARSQQKGLYLQEQLKWDKWVLLMGGRYDWADSTNSSKRIATGVKTKSSVESEAFTGRLGLVYLFDNGLAPYISYSESFEPQSGTGLGNKPFEPTEGKQYELGIKYQPPGSNSFISAAIFDLRRTNVLTPDPIATNICNGARCQVQTGEVQSRGFELEGKASLSDNLDITAAYAYLDNQVSKSNSTVRVQPGIVGQANGPVQPAEGTTPPAIPRHTASAWVDYTFREGKLDGFGVGAGARYIGSTWGDEANSLKVPGYTLFDAAAHYDIPNLYNPMDNLRLALNVSNLANKKYVASCYYYSWCWYGAQRTVQASATYRW; encoded by the coding sequence ATGTCTCGCCCTGCCAGTTCGCTGCATCCCTTGGCACTTGCCATTTTCATGGCCTGCGCCGCGGTGCCCCTGCAAGCCGCCGAATCATCCGTACCTGATCAACAGGCCAGCGTCGTGAAAAGCTTCTCGATCCCGGCCGGAGATCTGAGTGAGGCACTCAATACCCTTGCAGAGCAGGCGCAACTGGTACTGGCATTCGATCCGGCACTGACGCGGGGCAAGCGCAGCAATGGCCTGCAAGGGCAGTTCAGCACTCACGAGGCCATCAGCCGCTTGCTCAGCGGTACGGGCTTGCAGGTTCTGACGGTATCGGCCAATCGTTATCGCATCGAAGCGGCTCCCGAAACCGCCGACGGGACCATGGAGTTGCAGGCCACCAGCATCATCGGGGCTACCCAGGCCGAAAGCGCCAGCGGTCCGGTGTCGGGTTATGTCGCAACCCGTGGACGTACCGGCACCAAGACCGACACGGCACTGATCGAAACGCCGCAGTCGATTTCGGTGGTCACCAAGGACCAGATGAAAGCCCAGGGCGCATCGAGCCTCAATCAGATCCTGCGCTACAGCGCGGCAGTGGTGCCGGAAACCCGTGGCTCTACCGCTTCACGACTGGACCAGATGAGTATTCGCGGCTTCTCCCCGGCAACCTATCTGGACGGCCTGCGAATGCCGGGCAACCGGGATGCGTCACCGCAGAAGGATGCCTTCGATCTGGAGCGTGTCGAAGTGCTGCGCGGCCCCTCTTCCGTGCTGTACGGCCAGGCCAGCCCCAGCGGCGTGGTGAACATGGTCAGCAAGCTGCCGACCGAGACCCCTTTTCGCGAAATCGGGCTCACGTACGGCAACTTCAACAAGAAGCGCACGACCTTCGACTTTGGCGGGCCGATTGACGATCAGGGCGTCTACTCCTATCGCGTGTCCGGGCTGTATGACGATGCGGACGGCCAGATCGAACACACCGAAACCCGTCGCCAGTCCATTGCGACAGCATTCACCTGGCGCCCGAATGAAGACACTTCGCTGACCTTTCTGGCGAATTATCAAAGCGATCCCAAAGGCGCGTCCTACGGGTCGATCCCGGCTTACGGCTCATTGCTGAACAGCCCGACCGGGCGAGATATCGATGTGGACTTCTACGACGGCGAGAAGGATTTCGAGAAAAGCGACCGCGAATATCACGCTGTCGGCTACCTGTTCGAGCATCACCTGAACGATGTCTGGACCTTTCGCCAGAACACCCGCTACCTGCGCAGCGAAGGTATCTATCAGAGCATCTACAACGGCACCGATGCCTTGCAGCCCGATTACCGAACCATGGGCCGCTACACCATCGGCAGCGATGTAAATATGGATTCCTACACCCTTGATAATCAGTTGCAGGCCAGATTCGACACTGGCCCTGTTCAGCACACAGTGCTGTTCGGTGCCGATTATCAGAACACCAGCACCGACACCAAATCCGGGAATGGCAATGGCCCGTCCCTGGATTTGTTCGATCCGGTCTATGGCCGCCCGGTAGCGCCCATCACCTACACCACTGACGCGACCGCCCGCAGTCAGCAGAAAGGCCTGTACCTGCAAGAGCAGTTGAAGTGGGACAAATGGGTGTTGCTGATGGGTGGCCGTTACGACTGGGCTGACAGCACCAACAGCTCGAAGCGAATCGCGACCGGCGTGAAGACCAAAAGCTCGGTGGAAAGTGAAGCCTTCACCGGACGCCTGGGTCTGGTCTATCTGTTCGATAACGGGCTGGCACCTTACATCAGCTATTCCGAATCCTTCGAGCCGCAATCGGGCACGGGCCTGGGCAACAAGCCTTTCGAACCGACCGAGGGCAAGCAGTACGAACTGGGTATCAAATACCAGCCACCGGGCAGTAACAGTTTCATCAGCGCCGCCATCTTCGATTTGCGACGCACCAATGTGCTGACCCCGGACCCGATCGCGACGAATATCTGCAACGGCGCCCGCTGCCAGGTTCAGACCGGCGAAGTCCAGTCACGCGGTTTCGAGCTTGAAGGCAAGGCCAGCCTGAGCGACAACCTGGATATCACGGCTGCTTATGCGTATCTGGACAATCAGGTCAGCAAGTCCAACAGCACGGTGCGGGTCCAGCCGGGCATCGTCGGCCAGGCCAATGGCCCGGTCCAGCCGGCTGAAGGAACAACCCCGCCAGCCATTCCCCGCCACACCGCCTCGGCCTGGGTGGATTACACCTTTCGCGAGGGCAAGCTGGACGGTTTTGGTGTCGGCGCGGGCGCGCGCTATATCGGCTCGACCTGGGGTGATGAAGCCAACAGCCTGAAAGTACCGGGCTACACCCTGTTCGACGCTGCGGCGCACTACGACATTCCAAACCTCTACAACCCGATGGACAACCTGCGCCTGGCGTTGAATGTCTCCAACCTCGCCAACAAGAAATACGTCGCGTCCTGCTATTACTATTCGTGGTGCTGGTACGGCGCACAACGCACCGTACAGGCCAGCGCGACGTATCGTTGGTAG
- a CDS encoding CBS domain-containing protein: MKTVAQLLKLKSEQHQQVHTIGPDQMVLDALRLMADKNIGALPVIAGGVVVGVVSERDYARKMILKGRSSVGTPVSAIMSSKVITVDSQQSVETCMNIMTDNHLRHLPVVEGGQLLGLLSIGDLVKEAISEQASLIQQLEQYIRGD; the protein is encoded by the coding sequence ATGAAAACCGTTGCCCAATTGCTGAAGCTAAAATCCGAACAACACCAGCAAGTGCATACCATCGGTCCCGATCAGATGGTGCTCGATGCACTCAGGCTGATGGCCGACAAGAATATCGGGGCATTGCCGGTCATAGCGGGCGGTGTGGTTGTAGGGGTGGTCAGCGAGCGTGACTACGCACGCAAGATGATCCTCAAGGGACGCTCGTCTGTCGGTACGCCGGTCAGCGCCATCATGAGCAGCAAGGTGATTACGGTCGATTCACAGCAGAGTGTGGAAACCTGCATGAACATCATGACCGACAATCACCTGCGTCACCTGCCGGTGGTAGAAGGTGGGCAATTGCTGGGGCTGCTGTCCATTGGCGACCTGGTCAAGGAAGCCATCTCGGAACAGGCCAGCCTCATCCAGCAACTGGAGCAGTACATTCGCGGGGATTGA
- a CDS encoding DUF4174 domain-containing protein has protein sequence MLIRSLTLATLLIAAGPSFAADGDAPLAQERGKTRPLIIIAPSTVDPTLISLKKALDEPANREAFAQRNMVLYTVVNTIGERNGKTMDAQSTMALIRELKLGAGVQTKVILVGKDGEKKIEKAGAIDPKEIFATIDQMPMREREAAAPPPEPEAKAPVEKAAKPGKAGAQGKTLDD, from the coding sequence ATGCTTATCCGGTCCCTGACCCTCGCCACCTTGCTGATTGCTGCCGGTCCGTCCTTTGCGGCCGACGGCGATGCACCGCTGGCGCAGGAGCGCGGCAAGACACGTCCGTTGATCATCATTGCTCCCAGCACGGTCGACCCCACCCTGATCAGCCTGAAAAAGGCCCTTGATGAACCCGCCAATCGCGAGGCATTCGCTCAGCGCAACATGGTCTTGTATACCGTGGTCAACACCATCGGTGAGCGTAACGGCAAGACCATGGATGCCCAGTCCACCATGGCCTTGATACGTGAACTAAAGCTGGGTGCCGGTGTGCAGACCAAGGTCATTCTGGTGGGCAAGGACGGTGAGAAGAAGATCGAAAAAGCGGGGGCCATCGATCCCAAGGAGATCTTCGCCACGATCGATCAGATGCCGATGCGCGAGCGTGAAGCTGCCGCACCGCCACCGGAGCCTGAAGCCAAGGCTCCTGTCGAAAAGGCTGCGAAGCCCGGCAAGGCCGGCGCCCAGGGCAAGACACTGGATGATTGA
- a CDS encoding LysR family transcriptional regulator: MDLLQAMSVYVKVVEAGSMTGAAQQCSISTTMVGNHLRALEQRLGVSLLKRTTRRQRLTEFGAAYYERCLEVLGLVAASERLAEQAQGEPTGTLRITAPLTFGSEVLAPSLCEFSLQFPKVKLDLVLTNQRLDLLDNGFDAAIRMGNVPENSRLIARPLQDYTLTICAAPDYLARRGIPQRPEDLQLHDCLAFAYPAGDDWSGVEKHWRLTGPEGEVTVEISGPMVMNSSSGLYRTARVGAGIVMLPDAYVEQDLRDGRLVALLPDYHLPSRPMHLIYSPDRYQLPKLRSFVDFTIDRWGKQAPE; the protein is encoded by the coding sequence ATGGATTTGCTCCAGGCAATGTCGGTGTACGTAAAAGTCGTGGAAGCCGGCAGCATGACCGGCGCAGCGCAGCAGTGCTCGATCTCCACGACCATGGTCGGCAATCATCTGCGGGCTCTGGAACAACGCCTGGGGGTGAGCCTGCTCAAGCGCACCACCCGGCGTCAGCGCCTGACAGAATTCGGTGCTGCCTATTACGAACGCTGCCTGGAAGTGCTGGGGCTGGTGGCCGCGTCCGAACGGCTGGCCGAGCAGGCTCAGGGCGAACCCACCGGCACGCTGCGCATCACCGCGCCCCTGACGTTCGGCTCGGAAGTGCTGGCTCCGTCCCTGTGCGAGTTCTCGCTGCAGTTCCCCAAGGTCAAGCTGGACCTGGTCCTGACCAACCAGCGCCTGGACTTGCTCGATAACGGTTTCGACGCGGCGATCCGCATGGGCAACGTGCCGGAAAACTCCCGCCTGATTGCACGCCCCTTGCAGGATTACACCCTGACCATTTGCGCTGCACCGGATTACCTGGCCCGTCGCGGTATTCCACAGCGTCCGGAAGATCTGCAACTGCACGACTGTCTGGCCTTCGCCTACCCGGCCGGGGATGACTGGAGCGGCGTGGAGAAACACTGGCGCCTGACCGGGCCGGAGGGTGAAGTCACGGTGGAGATAAGCGGCCCGATGGTGATGAACAGTTCATCAGGCCTGTACCGGACCGCCAGGGTTGGAGCGGGCATCGTCATGCTGCCCGATGCCTATGTGGAACAGGACCTGCGAGACGGTCGGCTGGTTGCGCTATTGCCCGACTATCACTTGCCCAGCAGGCCCATGCATCTGATCTACTCCCCGGATCGCTATCAGTTGCCCAAGTTGCGCAGCTTTGTCGACTTCACCATTGACCGCTGGGGCAAGCAGGCGCCGGAATAA